CGCAATAAAATGAGGCCAATTATCCTCAATATTGTGAAAAACAAAATCGCGCGTAGTATTTATTGGTGGGCCTTCCAAGAATGCGAGATACTTACGTTCACGTGCAACACTATCAACAGCTGACCAAAATTCGTCGATGCGCTCTGCTGTTATTGGAATTATTTCAACATTCATTCAGACTCGTCCTTATCTTCTATGCCCAACCAATTCGTTCTTTAATAATGTAGCAATTGCCTTGAAATGAAATCAAGACGATTGCTACAACTCCTTAAAAATTTCATTAACTTCTGATTACTTATTTTTTCTCTTTTGGGCAGACGGGTTCATTGGTATTTTAATTTCATTAGGATAATCAAAAGCAGAACCGCTTGCTACATCAACAGAACCGCCAATAACTAAAAGGATGGCGGCAAACAACTACTTCTTTGGGATGAAATGTATTAACGGGTGTGGGCGCGCTACTACCCATGCTGGCTTCTACATCAAAAGCCTGCCCTTTATCTAGCTGAACTTAATTATGATGTTTATGTTATACTTGGTTTTTTTTACTCCTGGCTAAGGAACAACATGCATACACTCCCCCCCTGCCCCAAATGTAACTCAGAATATACTTATGAAGATGGTTCCTTATTGATTTGTCCCGAATGCACCTATGAATGGAGTAAGCATGAGCATGATGCGGATGAAAGCCAGAATGAAGAACGAATCATCAAAGATGCCAATGGCCAAGTATTAAACGATGGGGATACCGTCACAGTAATTAAAGACTTGAAAGTTAAAGGCTCATCTTTAGTAGTAAAAGTAGGCACCAAAGTAAAAAATATTAGACTGGTTGATGGTGATCATGACATTGATTGTAAAATTGATGGCATCGGCGCCATGAAATTAAAATCAGAGTTTGTGAAAAAAGGATAACTCTCCACTGGAGCAATGATGAACGGATCTCATCACAAAAAAACAAAATCTCATCATTTCAGTCACCTCAATACGCGTTGGCCCACCTGGCTTGCGCTTATTGTGGTTTGCTTACTTTACGAAGCCCTTCCCAAAGTATTTTATTGGGGACCACGAGGCTTGCTTATTGGCCTAGTAACCGTAATGCTGATCCCACTAATAATTAGCCAATGGCGCGGCAACTCTAAAATTAATCGCATTCTTGCGTTGTCCATTAATATTCTCATCACACTGTATACTATTATTTCCGTATGTCGTTTACTCCTCGCCACCTTCCAAGGGGAAATTGGCCCAAACCATTTACTCGTCTCATCCATAATTTTATGGACAACCAATATCCTGGTTTTTGCATTATGGTACTGGAGTTTAGACGCAGGAGGACCAGTACAAAGAGAACTCGAAGAAAGTGCCGGCTCAACTGCCTTTTTATTTCCACAAACACAACTCGCCTTAACTGAAACGGCAGGTGTGCCTGAATATATAAAAAACTGGAAACCTCATTTTGTGGATTATTTATTCTTAGCCTTTAATACCACCACAGCCTTCTCCCCAACCGATACTCCAGTATTAACTCGCTGGGCAAAGGGCATGTGTATGTTACAAGCAGTAATTTCCTTAGCAATTATCGTAATGCTCGCAGCCCGAGCGATTAATATATTGAACTCCGGTTCAGGTTATGTTGTTTCATAAAAAACTGCTTACTTGCAGCAGTACCTATCACTATTGAGCTCGCTCAATAGTGGCTCCAACGCGTCCATAGCTTGCTACTGCCAGGGAGGTAATTAAACGCCAATATCCCCACCCAGGAATTGATCAAAATAACATCTCATCGCGCAATAAAAACCCCAGTCTGTGAAACGACTAGTAATGAAACTCTTTTATTTTTTGATCGAATGGAGTTACAAGTAGCAAAAAAGAGCTCCTCTTCTTTTCGCAACTCATCTCAAAAGCCTCCACTATTCCCAACTAATTGAACATGTGATCACCCACGTGGGGATCTTGTTTTAAATATTCTTTTCCGACATGAATCAAGTCTAGATCTATTGGATGGCCATCGAAAACTTAATTAATTCTCTTGTTCTCTTCGCATGGGCCCCCTGTTTTTCGCTCCGAGGTTATCGAATCCATGTTTTGCTTATCCAAACTGGCATTAAATTAGCGTCCATAACATGAGCATCTTTTAGAAGTATTTTTGTTTGCTAAAGCTGATTAGAAAAGTCGGTTGCGGGCAATCAGATTTTCTACGTATCATGGATGCCTGATTTTTTAGCCCATAATATAAAGATAAATAAATGCAAAGAGCAAATCATGACTCAAACTCCTAAAATATTTGATTACATCATCGTAGGCGGAGGCTCCGCAGGCTGCGTTTTAGCAAATAGGCTTTCTGAAAACTCCAATACCCAAGTATGCCTACTCGAGGCAGGCCCAGCCGATACTAGTCCATTTATTCGTATGCCTATGGGAATTATCATGGCCATACGCAGTAAAAAATTAAATTGGCATTTATGGACCACACCCCAAGCCCATTGCAACAATAGAAGCATGTACTGGCCTAGAGGACGAACACTTGGAGGCAGCTCCTCTATTAATGCCATGTGTTATGTGCGAGGACATGCCAATGATTATGATCAATGGGCGCAATTAGGTAATGAAGGATGGAGCTATCAAGAAGTACTTCCCTATTTTGAAAAGTTTGAGCGTGAAGAAAAAATTCATGTCGATAAACCCAGATATTTAAACCCCTTGATGCGTGTTTTTGTGCAAGCAGGAGAACAAGCGGGTTATCCAATTTTAGAAAACTATAATACAGAGCTGCGAGAAGGCGTTGGATATTTTGATGTAGCCCAAAAAAACGGGCAGCGTTGGAGCAATGCTCGCGGTTATTTAGATCCTATTAAAAAAAGAAGCAATTTAACCATTATAACGCATGCTCAGGCGGTTAAAATTCTTTGTGACAATAAATGTGCTAAAGGAGTACGTATTATCAGGCGAGGAACCACTCAAGATATCCGGGCAAGCAAAGAAGTAATTCTATCAGCTGGCAGTATTGGCTCCCCTCATCTTTTATTATTGTCAGGAATAGGGCCTAAAGCAGAGATAGAAAAACATGGCATCGCGTTAGTTCATGATTTACCCGGTGTAGGAGAAAACCTACAAGATCATTTAGATATTCATATCACCTGCCTGGATAAAACACGTACCTCATTTAGTTTTCTTCCCAGTTCTCTGTGGCGGCACCTTAAATCATTAGTACTTTATCTATTTAAACACCGAGGCGAATTAACTAGCAATTACACGCAAGCCGTAGGTTTTACCAGAACCACCCCCACCTCAATAGCTCCGGATTTACAATGGCATTTTGCAACCTCCATGTACACCAATAGCGCCCGTCAGCTAAAGGATTTGTTTTGCCATTATGGTTATTTATTAATGACCTGTTATTTGCATCCTAAAAGCCGCGGCACCATTAAATTACGCAGTGCCAATCCTATGGATATGCCTTTAATTGACCCCAATTACTTATCTGAAAAAGAAGATTTAGATGCCATGGTTATTGGCTTTCAAAAAGCCCGAGAAATTTTAGCGCAGCAAGCTTTTAGCCCTTATTTTGCAAAAGAGTTTGAACCTGGAGAAACAGCAAAAACAGAAGAACAAATTCGTGAGTACATTAAGCAAAAATCCGAAACCATTTATCATCCCGTAGGCACCTGTAAAATGGGGATCGACTCAATGGCGGTGGTTGATCCCAAACAATTAAAAGTCTATGGAATAGACAACTTAAGAGTGATTGATGCCTCCATTATGCCAACGTTGGTTAGCGGCAATACCAATTCACCAACCACCATGATTGCTGAAAAAGGAGCCGCAATAATTTTAGAATCATCAACTTAAAAATTTTTTGCCTTTTGCTGCTTAAATTTATCTCTATTTGTATTTGCCAATTAATTTAATTCGCTTTAAATTAAAATGAGCATTGTATAAGGAGATATCATGAAGCTAAAAGTTGACCCATCCAAAAGCCCAACATTTAACTACTTTGTTATTAAGATAAATAACAATAATGGAGACACTAGCGCGAATAAACTACACGCTTATAAAACAGCGATGGATTATGTCAGAGCACAATACCCAAAGGCACTAGCAGGGAATAGTTATTGGCTTCAAGTAAAAAGCACTGTCCCATTAACAGACCTCTACTTTTTACGCTGCCTAACCTTCCGCAGCTTCGTACCACCTTATACCGATGACGGCTTAGATGCATTTAGAAAACACGTCGATGCCATTGTGCAAAAAGAGGCAGAATTTGAAGTTGAGCCTCAACCTTCAACTTCGGAATTAGGTCTGATTTAATAAAAAGCTCATCATTGCGAATCTTAATGAAGCGCTAGAACAGTACTTTGTTAGAGCTCCGTTCTGGATTGCTTCACTAAAGTTCGCAATGATGACAATGTTGTATTGAAAGAGCATGCTACCTCAATATTCATCTCTAAAAATCTAATGTAGCGCGGATGCAACGCAGTTTAATCCGGGAACCATGAGTGCAGCGAATTCATTAAGATTTGTGCAGTCCCTTGCTACAACCCAACACGTGCCAAGTAGACCATTACAAATAGAATTTCCTACCAAACCCCGCAAGAAATTAACAGTATTTAATACTTTGTTTAATTATGATATAGTCCGATGCCTTTTTTTTAACCAACCATCAAGGATAAAAATAATGAAAAATAAGATACTATTTATTGGTCTACTTCTATCATCACTAATGTTCAATGCACACGCCAGTACACTCTTCACTGAAATAACAAGAGCAAACCAAGTTAAATCAGCTCAACAAGAAGAAGCAAAAACAGAAATCTTTATAAACAATAATAGCGATGAAAGTGTTTGGATATCCGTATATGGGCATCTAGAACTACTTCTAAAAGGCTTTACTCTTCGTTTGTATAGCAATGAGGTAGAAATGGAGGCCGTACACATTAAAATGTCAAAAAATATCTTTTCTGATATTTTCTTCGATGGTTTAGTACCTAATCACTCTAAAATTAAAGTAAGAGATTACCTCACTCCCCCTGCATCTAATTCTTAAGTTAACCTCTATCCGCCTGTATTAGGACTTCGTCTAATACAGGCCACACACTGCACTTGTCTTAATAAATGTCGATTGGGCTGTGAAGCTCAACACAGGAGGCAATACAAAGTATGTATGCTAAGCCCTACAGCATCCAACCTACCCATTATTCACACCAACCTTTAGATTGGAGGATTATTTTTTTTAGCAAACGAGCAGAGTGGGTACAGCGAATTTATTGCAGCTTTATGTAAGTCTCTTACTCCACAAGTGGGCCATTACAACTATTAAACTCCGCAAAAAATTAACATAAATCATAGCTCGCATTAGACGAAGTCGTAATACAAGATGGTGAGGCACAAACTCGCATATTATTTACACTATCCTTAAATTATTCTTAGCCGCTAAAACAGTGGGATGTGTAGCACCTAATTTCTTTGTACCAATAGCTATTGCCTTTGCAAAATAAGACCTTGCCGCCTCTTTTTTACCCTGTTCAGAGTATAACGTGCCCAGGTTATTCATATAAGTCACTAAAAACGGATGATCTTCACCATGCTTTTTTTCAACAATGGCTATAGCTTGCAAATAAAGCGGCTCTGCTTTCTCATACTGCTTTAACTCGCCATAAACATAGCCTAAGTTATTTAAACTTTCAGCGTATAATGGATGCGCTTCTCCTAATGCTTTTTTCCTAATCGTCAATGAACGTCGATACAAGGCTTCAGCTTTACGGTAGTTCTTTTCTTCCACATACAAGCCCGCTAAATTGTTTAGCCCATTCGCTATCAAAGGACTGTCGGCTGGAAGCTTCTTTTCATAAATAGCCAGGGCTTGCTGATACAAGGATTCTGCTTTTCTGAAATTATGCCGTTTCACCTGAAAAGTCCCAAGACTTAGTAATGCATTGGCAGTACTAGGATGCTCATTTCCCAATTTGCTTTGGTAAAGCGTAGCAACCTTTTTGTAAAGTTCTTCTGATTGCCTTGTCTTTCCTTGCTCTCCATAAATACCTGCCAGGTTATTCATATCTCGACCGATAGAACGATGGCCCGCAGGAAGGAATTTCTGGTCAATGGCTAAAGATTCCAGATATAATTTTTCTGCCTCTATATAACGGCCCTGTGCTTGATACAGACGGGCCATATTATTTAAGGTCGTAGCATAATCAGGGCCCTTAATTTGCAACTCCTTCAGAATTGCTAACTCTCGCTCATACGTGCGAGTCGCCTTTTCATACTCCCCGATTCCTTCATAGGCTAATCCAAGATTATCTAAACTCGGGGTTAACGAGTAATCTTTAGAATCAGTATGTTGCTCATGTATTTTTATAGCACGTAACAGTAGGGGTATTGCTTTTTCATTTAAGTCTTGACGTATATAGAAATAAGCCAGATTATTAAGGGTTCTCGCCACAGTCGGATGATTTTTTCCGTATAGTTGTTCTTTCAGATTTAATGCGTGAAAATAAAGTGGTTCGCACTTATTGTAATCTCCCATATCCTCATAAAGGTCCGCAAAATTAGAAAAAAGTTCAGCCCTTAACGCCATATTTTGTGTTGGCTCTTTCTTTAAAATCTCCTGAGCCTCTTTATAAAGAGATTCGGCCTGAGCATATTTATTTTGATCTTGATAAACTGTACCCAAAATAACTAAAAATGGAACCCGCTTAACATCGTCTTTACTGTGCTTTTTATCAAAAAATCTCAATGATTTTAAGGCATAATACTCGGCCTTATCATGCTGTCCTTGCTTGCCACAATTCCTGGAAAGGAGATTTAATGCTCCTGCAGCTGAATAGCCCTCACCATATAACTTTTCAAAAAAGAACAAAGCCTTACGTAAAAATTGATCTGCCTGCTTAAAATTTCCTTGAGTGTAATAGGAATACCCTAACTTAAAACAGCTCATGGGTAAATGTTGAACCTCTTTATTTAAGGCAATCGTATAAGCTTGTTTTGCCAGACTTAAAGCCTTTTTGCTATAGCCCTGTCTTTCAGCTTTCCTATAACGAACATTTACAGTTTCCCATGGTGTTTGATGTGCCCAACTCTGGCTTAAAAATAAAAATAAGATTAAAGCAACAACTATTTGCCTGTTTATTTGAATTCCCATGTTCTACCTACTTCATTTAAAAACTGATTCAACAACATACTCTTATCTTCTATTCCTACTTTTTTAGCGCCAAAGAATACATGTTGCCCCACCTACTTGGATTGAGAAAGAAAACCCGCTGTAATCCCTAAAAGACCACCCGTAGTAAACGAAGTCGTCATTCAAACTACACCCAGAAAATATAACTACATTATCCTTAAATTATTCTTAGCCGCTAAAACAGTGGGATGCGTAGCGCCTAATTTCTTTGTGCCAATAGCTATTGCCTTTGCAAAATAAGACCTTGCAGCCTCTTTTTTACCCTGTTCAGAGTATAACGTGCCCAGGTTATTCATATAAGTCACTAAAAACGGATGATCTTCACCATGCTTTTTTTCAACAATGGCTATAGCTTGCAAATAAAGCGGCTCTGCTTTCTCATACTGCTTTAACTCGCCATAAACATAGCCTAAGTTATTTAAACTTTCAGCGTATAATGGATGCGCTTCTCCTAATGCTTTTTTCCTAATCGTCAATGAACGTCGATACAAGGCTTCAGCTTTACGGTAGTTCTTTTCTTCCACATACAAGCCCGCTAAATTGTTTAGCCCATTCGCTATCAAAGGACTGTCGGCTGGAAGCTTCTTTTCATAAATAGCCAGGGCTTGCTGATACAAGGATTCTGCTTTTCTGAAATTATGCCGTTTCACCTGAAAAGTCCCAAGACTTAGTAATGCATTGGCAGTACTAGGATGCTCATTTCCCAATTTGCTTTGGTAAAGCGTAGCAACCTTTTTGTAAAGTTCTTCTGATTGCCTTGTCTTTCCTTGCTCTCCATAAATACCTGCCAGGTTATTCATATCTCGACCGATAGAACGATGGCCCGCAGGAAGGAATTTCTGGTCAATGGCTAAAGATTCCAGATATAATTTTTCTGCCTCTATATAACGGCCCTGTGCTTGATACAGACGGGCCATATTATTTAAGGTCGTAGCATAATCAGGGCCCTTAATTTGCAACTCCTTCAGAATTGCTAACTCTCGCTCATAAGTGCGATTCGCCTTTTCATACTCCCCGATTCCTTCATAAGCTAATCCAAGATTATCTAAACTCGGGGTTAACGAGTAATCTTTAGAATCAGTATGTTGCTCATGAATTTTTATAGCCCGTAACAACAACGGTATTGCTTTTTCATTTAAGTCTTGACGTACATAGAAATAAGCCAGATTATTAAGGGTCAGTGCCACGCTCGGATGATTTTTTCCGTATAATTGCTCTTTCAGAGCTAATGCTTTACGATACAAAAGTTCACATTTATTATAGTCACCCATATCTTTATAAAAATCAGCCATATTAGTTAAGAGCCCAGTTCTTAATTTCATGTTTTTTAATGATTTTTTACTTAAAATTGCCTGAGCCTCTCTATAAAGATTTTCTGCCTGCGTATTTTTATTGTAATGTTGATATACTGTAGCTAAAACAACCAAATACGGAACTCGTCGAGTATTATTTCTTCTATGCTTTTTATCAAAAAGTCTTAACGACTTTAGGGCATAATACTCGGCTTTATCATACAACCCTTGTTCTCTATAATTCCGAGCAAGAAGATTTAATGTCGTTGTAGCAGAATAATCATCTTCACCATATAATTTTTCAAAGAAAAACAAAGCTTGACGTAAAAACTTATCTGCCTCCTTAAAGTTTCCTTGCACATAATAAGAATACCCTAAATTAAAACAGCTCATAGGTAGATGCCTAACTTCTTTATGTCGAGCAATTGAAAAGGCCTCCCTGGCAAGTGTCAAAGCTTTTTTATTGTAACCCTGTCTTTTGGCCGCCCAATATTGAGCATTTACATTTTCCCATGGTGTTTTTTGCGCCCAACCGATACTTAAAAACAACAACAGAATAAAGGTAACAGCCAGCTGCTTGTTTATTTGAACTCGCATGTTCCACCTACTTCATTTAAAAACTGATTCAACAACATACTCTTATCCTCTATTCCTACTTTTTTAGCGCCAAAGAATACATGTTGTCCCACCTACTTGGATTGGGAAAGAAAACCCGCTGTAATCCCTAAAAGACCACCCGTAGTAAACGAAGTCGTCATTCAAACTACACCGAGAAGATATAACTACATTATCCTTAAATTATTCTTAGCCGCTAAAACAGTGGGATGTGTAGCGCCTAATTTCTTTGTACCAATAGCTATTGCCTTTGCAAAATAAGTCCTTGCCGCCTCTTTTTTACCCTGTTCAGAGTATAACGTGCCCAGGTTATTCATATAAGTCACTAAAAACGGATGATCTTCACCATGCTTTTTTTCAACAATGGCTATAGCTTGCAAATAAAGCGGCTCTGCTTTCTCATACTGCTTTAACTCGTCATAAACATAGCCTAAGTTATTTAAACTTTCAGCGTATAACGGATGCGCTTCTCCTAAAGCTTTTTTCCTAATCGTCAATGAACGTTGATACAGTGCCTCGGCTTTACGGTAGTTCTTTTCTTTCACATACAAGCCCGCTAAATTGTTTAGCCCATTCGCTATCAAAGGACTGTCGGCTGGAAGTTTTTTTTCATAAACCACTAGTGCCTGTTGATATAAAGATTCTGCTTTTTTGTAATTTCCCCGTTCTTCATAAAAAGTTCCAACACTTAGTAATGCCGTGGCAGTACTGGGATGATCATTACCCAATTTATTTTGATAAAGTTTCGCGGCCTTTTGATATAACTCTTCTGCTTTTTTCTCCCTCCCTTGAGCACTGTAAACTCCCGCCAAATTGTTCATATATCTACCAATAGAGCGATGGCCTTCAGGAAGAAACTTCTGAGCAATTGTTAAAGCCTGAAGATACAACTGTTCTGCCTCGTAATAATTGCCTTGCAATCGATATAAAGCAGCCAAATTACCTAAGTTCGTCGCATAATGAGGACCATTAATTTGTAGGTTTTTTTTAATACTCAGACTTCTTACATAGGCATGCTTTGCATAACCATACTCTCCTACTCCAGCATACGCCAAACCAAGATTATTCAAACTTTTGGTTAACGTATAATTGTTAGCGTCTGTATATTGTTCATCAATTTTTATCGCGCGTAAAAGCAAAGGTATCGCCTTGTGATACAAACCACTTGCAGTGTAAAAAGTAGCCATATTATTGAGAATCAATGCCACCTCAGGGTGACTTTTTCCATATAATTGCTCAGCCAAAACTACCGCTTGATGATACAATGGCTCGCATTTTTCGTAATAACCCATTTCTTCATAAAGACCTGC
Above is a genomic segment from Legionella lytica containing:
- a CDS encoding tetratricopeptide repeat protein yields the protein MGIQINRPIVLALVLCLFLSQGWAQKTPWENIDSRYWDAERKGYSNEVLSLAKQAYTIALNKEIKHLPMSCFNLGYAYYTQGDFKQADKFLRKALFFFEKLYGEDSYSALGALNLLAKNYNEQGQYDKSEYYAVRALKFFDKNHRKDEIERVPFLVALGTVYRHQNKYAEAERLYKEALEILNKEPTKNLRLRAGLFSNFAGLYEEMGYYEKCEPLYHQAVVLAEQLYGKSHPEVALILNNMATFYTASGLYHKAIPLLLRAIKIDEQYTDANNYTLTKSLNNLGLAYAGVGEYGYAKHAYVRSLSIKKNLQINGPHYATNLGNLAALYRLQGNYYEAEQLYLQALTIAQKFLPEGHRSIGRYMNNLAGVYSAQGREKKAEELYQKAAKLYQNKLGNDHPSTATALLSVGTFYEERGNYKKAESLYQQALVVYEKKLPADSPLIANGLNNLAGLYVKEKNYRKAEALYQRSLTIRKKALGEAHPLYAESLNNLGYVYDELKQYEKAEPLYLQAIAIVEKKHGEDHPFLVTYMNNLGTLYSEQGKKEAARTYFAKAIAIGTKKLGATHPTVLAAKNNLRIM
- a CDS encoding GMC family oxidoreductase gives rise to the protein MTQTPKIFDYIIVGGGSAGCVLANRLSENSNTQVCLLEAGPADTSPFIRMPMGIIMAIRSKKLNWHLWTTPQAHCNNRSMYWPRGRTLGGSSSINAMCYVRGHANDYDQWAQLGNEGWSYQEVLPYFEKFEREEKIHVDKPRYLNPLMRVFVQAGEQAGYPILENYNTELREGVGYFDVAQKNGQRWSNARGYLDPIKKRSNLTIITHAQAVKILCDNKCAKGVRIIRRGTTQDIRASKEVILSAGSIGSPHLLLLSGIGPKAEIEKHGIALVHDLPGVGENLQDHLDIHITCLDKTRTSFSFLPSSLWRHLKSLVLYLFKHRGELTSNYTQAVGFTRTTPTSIAPDLQWHFATSMYTNSARQLKDLFCHYGYLLMTCYLHPKSRGTIKLRSANPMDMPLIDPNYLSEKEDLDAMVIGFQKAREILAQQAFSPYFAKEFEPGETAKTEEQIREYIKQKSETIYHPVGTCKMGIDSMAVVDPKQLKVYGIDNLRVIDASIMPTLVSGNTNSPTTMIAEKGAAIILESST
- a CDS encoding zinc ribbon domain-containing protein YjdM yields the protein MHTLPPCPKCNSEYTYEDGSLLICPECTYEWSKHEHDADESQNEERIIKDANGQVLNDGDTVTVIKDLKVKGSSLVVKVGTKVKNIRLVDGDHDIDCKIDGIGAMKLKSEFVKKG
- a CDS encoding tetratricopeptide repeat protein yields the protein MRVQINKQLAVTFILLLFLSIGWAQKTPWENVNAQYWAAKRQGYNKKALTLAREAFSIARHKEVRHLPMSCFNLGYSYYVQGNFKEADKFLRQALFFFEKLYGEDDYSATTTLNLLARNYREQGLYDKAEYYALKSLRLFDKKHRRNNTRRVPYLVVLATVYQHYNKNTQAENLYREAQAILSKKSLKNMKLRTGLLTNMADFYKDMGDYNKCELLYRKALALKEQLYGKNHPSVALTLNNLAYFYVRQDLNEKAIPLLLRAIKIHEQHTDSKDYSLTPSLDNLGLAYEGIGEYEKANRTYERELAILKELQIKGPDYATTLNNMARLYQAQGRYIEAEKLYLESLAIDQKFLPAGHRSIGRDMNNLAGIYGEQGKTRQSEELYKKVATLYQSKLGNEHPSTANALLSLGTFQVKRHNFRKAESLYQQALAIYEKKLPADSPLIANGLNNLAGLYVEEKNYRKAEALYRRSLTIRKKALGEAHPLYAESLNNLGYVYGELKQYEKAEPLYLQAIAIVEKKHGEDHPFLVTYMNNLGTLYSEQGKKEAARSYFAKAIAIGTKKLGATHPTVLAAKNNLRIM
- a CDS encoding tetratricopeptide repeat protein codes for the protein MGIQINRQIVVALILFLFLSQSWAHQTPWETVNVRYRKAERQGYSKKALSLAKQAYTIALNKEVQHLPMSCFKLGYSYYTQGNFKQADQFLRKALFFFEKLYGEGYSAAGALNLLSRNCGKQGQHDKAEYYALKSLRFFDKKHSKDDVKRVPFLVILGTVYQDQNKYAQAESLYKEAQEILKKEPTQNMALRAELFSNFADLYEDMGDYNKCEPLYFHALNLKEQLYGKNHPTVARTLNNLAYFYIRQDLNEKAIPLLLRAIKIHEQHTDSKDYSLTPSLDNLGLAYEGIGEYEKATRTYERELAILKELQIKGPDYATTLNNMARLYQAQGRYIEAEKLYLESLAIDQKFLPAGHRSIGRDMNNLAGIYGEQGKTRQSEELYKKVATLYQSKLGNEHPSTANALLSLGTFQVKRHNFRKAESLYQQALAIYEKKLPADSPLIANGLNNLAGLYVEEKNYRKAEALYRRSLTIRKKALGEAHPLYAESLNNLGYVYGELKQYEKAEPLYLQAIAIVEKKHGEDHPFLVTYMNNLGTLYSEQGKKEAARSYFAKAIAIGTKKLGATHPTVLAAKNNLRIV